The Elaeis guineensis isolate ETL-2024a chromosome 13, EG11, whole genome shotgun sequence genome includes a region encoding these proteins:
- the LOC105056108 gene encoding LOW QUALITY PROTEIN: pectinesterase QRT1-like (The sequence of the model RefSeq protein was modified relative to this genomic sequence to represent the inferred CDS: inserted 1 base in 1 codon): protein MNFFVFSLFVVACCRVLSCQGTQMQYKDFISWDDFSAENYSGNNNFKDGAHNRVILVSKDGSGDSRTVQGAVNMIPDGNKERVKIFISPGVYREKVIIPMRKPYISFIATGSSQTVISWHSRASDRGPNGQTVGTFYSASVAVESDYFCAKGITFENTAQGAGPGAIGMQAVALRLSGDKAMLYRCRILGSQDTLFDHMGRHYFLECYVQGSIDFIFGNARSLYQGCRLHAVAMSYGAVAASQRNSPKDDSGFSFLDCRLDGSGILYLGRAWGRYARVVYSYCQLEGIIIPEGWSDWGDPSRTRTAWFGEFNCSGKGANLXKRVQWARSLNYNEARPFLDQNYIDGDQWLRL, encoded by the exons ATGAACTTCTTTGTTTTCAGTCTCTTTGTTGTGGCTTGTTGCAGGGTCTTGAGCTGTCAGGGAACCCAGATGCAGTACAAGGACTTCATTTCTTGGGATGACTTCAGTGCAGAGAATTACTCTGGGAACAACAATTTTAAGGACGGGGCTCACAATCGGGTCATCTTGGTGTCGAAGGATGGGAGTGGAGATTCGAGGACGGTGCAGGGAGCGGTGAATATGATTCCAGATGGTAATAAGGAAAGAGTGAAAATATTTATTTCTCCAGGAGTGTATAG AGAGAAGGTGATCATTCCCATGAGAAAGCCTTATATTTCATTCATTGCGACTGGGAGCTCTCAAACTGTTATCTCCTGGCATTCGAGGGCATCTGATCGAGGTCCCAATGGCCAGACGGTTGGGACCTTTTACTCTGCATCAGTTGCCGTAGAATCTGATTACTTCTGCGCAAAAGGAATTACTTTTGAG AACACAGCACAAGGTGCAGGTCCAGGTGCAATAGGAATGCAAGCAGTGGCGTTGAGACTGTCCGGGGACAAGGCCATGTTATATAGATGCAGGATTTTGGGATCTCAAGACACACTTTTTGATCATATGGGCAGGCATTATTTCTTGGAATGCTACGTCCAAGGATCCATTGATTTCATATTTGGAAATGCAAGATCTTTGTATCAG GGCTGCAGACTTCATGCAGTTGCAATGAGCTATGGAGCAGTCGCAGCTTCTCAGAGGAATTCACCAAAGGATGATTCCGGGTTCTCTTTCCTGGACTGTAGGCTGGATGGCTCTGGGATTCTCTACTTGGGGAGAGCTTGGGGAAGGTATGCAAGAGTGGTCTATTCCTACTGCCAACTGGAAGGCATCATTATCCCTGAAGGATGGAGTGACTGGGGAGATCCATCAAGAACAAG GACGGCCTGGTTTGGAGAGTTCAATTGCAGTGGTAAGGGTGCCAATT AGAAGAGAGTACAATGGGCAAGATCACTCAACTACAACGAAGCACGCCCTTTCCTGGATCAGAATTACATCGATGGCGATCAATGGCTTCGATTGTAG